Proteins encoded by one window of Salirhabdus salicampi:
- the flgB gene encoding flagellar basal body rod protein FlgB: MAPLFNHTFDVLQHSLNYASLKNKTIANNIANVDTPNYKAKNVVFKDVLSQAQSSTITAKRTHERHLPFSSINTGNIHVQEQRNSNYNHNGNNVDIDKEMTELAKNQIYYDALVDRLNGKFRSIETVINGGK; the protein is encoded by the coding sequence ATGGCACCACTTTTTAACCATACGTTTGATGTACTGCAACATTCTTTGAACTATGCTTCCTTAAAAAACAAAACAATTGCGAACAATATTGCCAATGTGGATACACCGAACTACAAAGCGAAAAATGTCGTATTTAAGGATGTTTTATCGCAAGCGCAGTCATCTACGATAACTGCGAAGCGGACGCATGAACGGCATTTGCCATTCTCTTCCATAAATACCGGTAATATTCACGTGCAAGAACAACGTAATTCGAATTATAATCATAATGGTAATAATGTTGATATTGATAAAGAAATGACTGAATTAGCCAAGAATCAAATCTATTATGATGCTTTAGTAGATCGATTGAATGGAAAGTTTAGAAGCATTGAAACAGTTATTAACGGAGGTAAGTAG
- the codY gene encoding GTP-sensing pleiotropic transcriptional regulator CodY: MELLERARAINSMLQKTTGKSVNFNDMSGTLRDVISANTFILSRRGKLLGFAIKQEIENERMKRMLEERQFPEEYTQKLFNVKETTANLDIDSEYTAFPVENRDLFEKGLTTIVPIIGGGERLGTLILSRLKESFNNDDLLLAEYGATVVGMEILHQKAEEIEEEARSKAVVQMAISSLSYSELEAIEHIFEELDGNEGLLVASKIADRVGITRSVIVNALRKLESAGVIESRSLGMKGTYIKVLNDKFLVELRKLNNQ; the protein is encoded by the coding sequence ATGGAGTTATTAGAGAGAGCAAGAGCAATTAATTCAATGTTACAAAAAACAACAGGGAAATCAGTAAACTTTAACGATATGTCCGGTACTTTACGGGACGTAATTAGTGCCAACACATTCATTTTAAGTCGTAGAGGTAAGTTATTAGGTTTCGCCATTAAACAGGAGATTGAAAACGAAAGAATGAAACGTATGTTAGAGGAACGTCAATTCCCAGAAGAATATACGCAAAAACTTTTTAATGTAAAAGAAACGACTGCAAACCTTGATATAGATAGTGAATATACAGCCTTTCCAGTCGAAAATCGTGACTTGTTTGAAAAGGGTCTTACAACGATTGTACCAATCATTGGCGGTGGAGAGCGTTTAGGAACACTAATTTTAAGCAGGTTAAAAGAAAGCTTTAACAACGATGATTTGTTACTAGCCGAATACGGTGCAACTGTAGTTGGTATGGAAATTCTTCATCAAAAGGCAGAGGAGATTGAGGAAGAAGCCCGTAGTAAAGCGGTTGTTCAAATGGCGATTAGCTCCCTTTCTTATAGTGAATTAGAAGCAATTGAACATATATTCGAAGAGCTTGATGGGAACGAAGGCTTACTCGTAGCTAGTAAAATTGCTGACCGTGTAGGCATTACACGATCTGTTATTGTAAACGCACTTCGTAAGCTCGAAAGTGCAGGCGTAATTGAGTCCCGTTCACTAGGGATGAAGGGTACGTATATTAAGGTGTTAAATGATAAATTCCTTGTGGAGTTACGCAAATTAAATAATCAATAA